The following are from one region of the Stigmatella ashevillena genome:
- a CDS encoding RidA family protein, which yields MTGKATTYTHGVAWEEGFGVSQGYSVNGTIYISGQFSHDMDGAFVGENDFEAQTRQTLENLDRVLAGFGVTRDHLAEVVIYLTNPKEHFQPCVVLFKEYVGKHRPAGTLIGVPGLAFPHQLIEVRAVAHVPS from the coding sequence ATGACAGGCAAGGCCACCACGTACACTCACGGCGTCGCATGGGAAGAAGGCTTCGGCGTCAGCCAGGGTTACAGCGTCAATGGCACCATCTACATTTCAGGGCAGTTCTCCCACGACATGGATGGCGCCTTCGTTGGAGAAAATGATTTCGAGGCCCAGACGCGGCAGACGCTGGAGAACCTCGACCGCGTGCTTGCAGGCTTTGGGGTCACGCGTGACCACCTCGCAGAAGTGGTCATCTACCTGACGAACCCGAAGGAACATTTCCAGCCCTGCGTCGTCCTGTTCAAGGAGTACGTGGGGAAGCACCGGCCCGCGGGTACGCTCATCGGTGTACCAGGCTTGGCATTTCCCCATCAGCTGATCGAAGTCCGCGCGGTCGCACACGTTCCTTCGTGA
- a CDS encoding LysR family transcriptional regulator, translating to MNDILAFMAVVDAGSFVAGGQALGLTRSAAGKAVARLEDRLGARLLNRTTRTLSLTDEGRVLYERGLQVLAAVDDAEASVAGPAGIPRGLLRLTLPDAFGRLMVLPLLEKFLAAWPDVQIEASFTDRQADIIEEGFDLAVRIGGMSADTRLVSRVVARYKALLCAAPSYLAARGEPLDVDALASHDCLIFSSRTRRQSWRFRSDDGSWVKAQGRSRLVMDSGEAIRDAAVAGLGIAFLPDFLVAGDVAAGRLQQVLPHLDAGDVEILAIYPTRRLLEPRVRRFIDLMVDELGEG from the coding sequence TTGAACGACATTCTCGCCTTCATGGCGGTCGTGGATGCAGGAAGCTTCGTTGCCGGAGGCCAGGCGCTGGGTCTGACCCGGTCGGCGGCGGGCAAGGCCGTTGCGCGCCTGGAGGACAGGCTCGGTGCGCGCCTCCTGAACCGCACGACGCGGACGTTGAGCCTCACGGACGAAGGCCGGGTGCTCTATGAGCGCGGCTTGCAGGTGCTCGCGGCGGTCGATGACGCCGAGGCCAGCGTGGCGGGACCCGCCGGCATTCCGCGCGGACTGCTGCGGCTCACCCTTCCTGATGCCTTCGGGCGACTCATGGTGCTCCCGTTGCTGGAGAAGTTTCTCGCGGCCTGGCCCGACGTCCAGATCGAGGCGAGCTTCACGGATCGCCAGGCAGACATCATCGAGGAAGGTTTCGACCTGGCGGTCCGGATTGGAGGCATGAGCGCGGATACCCGTCTGGTGTCGCGGGTCGTCGCCCGGTACAAGGCGCTGCTGTGTGCCGCGCCGTCTTACCTCGCTGCGCGGGGGGAACCGCTGGATGTCGATGCGCTCGCAAGTCATGACTGCCTGATCTTCAGCAGTCGCACCCGAAGGCAAAGCTGGCGGTTCCGCAGCGACGATGGATCCTGGGTCAAGGCACAGGGGCGGAGTCGCTTGGTGATGGACAGCGGAGAGGCGATCCGCGATGCGGCCGTTGCCGGGCTCGGCATCGCGTTTCTTCCGGACTTCCTGGTGGCGGGGGACGTGGCCGCAGGGCGTTTGCAGCAGGTGCTGCCTCATCTCGATGCAGGCGACGTGGAGATCCTGGCCATCTATCCGACCCGGCGCCTCCTGGAGCCGCGCGTCAGGCGCTTCATCGATCTCATGGTCGACGAGCTTGGAGAAGGCTGA
- a CDS encoding IS630 family transposase encodes MLPVPVGRGSFPPLQRVEVERLACCEPAGVGLHMTHWSTRSLARAAQFRGIASTISHSTVALILRDAELQPHRWRYWKTPTPDDTFRAKAAKVLWCYENAHSLAERGEVVLCVDEKPNIQALERRCPSRSMKPGLIQHQEFEYVRHGTVNFLAKLVVHTGKMRGWCLEHNDSASLRAVLPQLLWEHRQARRIHLIWDAGSSHMAHPTRSFLSSYYPQVRVLFTPAHASWLDQAELLLRAFGARYLQRGDWASRSELIEHLNASWPEYNRLYAHPFTWSWTRTQMHRWVDRYQS; translated from the coding sequence ATGCTCCCCGTTCCGGTCGGCCGCGGGAGCTTTCCCCCCCTGCAACGAGTGGAGGTGGAGCGCCTGGCATGCTGCGAACCGGCCGGCGTCGGGCTGCACATGACCCACTGGTCCACTCGTAGTCTGGCGCGTGCTGCCCAGTTCCGGGGGATTGCCTCCACCATCTCCCACTCCACCGTCGCGCTCATCCTTCGCGATGCCGAACTGCAACCCCACCGCTGGCGCTACTGGAAGACACCGACTCCAGACGACACCTTTCGCGCCAAGGCCGCCAAGGTCCTCTGGTGCTACGAGAATGCTCACTCCCTCGCAGAGCGAGGCGAGGTGGTGTTGTGCGTGGACGAGAAGCCCAACATCCAAGCTCTGGAGCGGCGCTGCCCCTCGCGCTCGATGAAGCCGGGCCTCATCCAGCACCAAGAGTTCGAGTATGTGCGCCACGGCACGGTGAACTTCTTGGCCAAGCTGGTGGTGCATACCGGCAAGATGCGCGGCTGGTGTCTGGAGCACAACGACAGCGCCAGCCTGCGGGCGGTCCTGCCCCAACTGTTGTGGGAGCATCGCCAGGCCCGTCGCATTCACCTCATCTGGGATGCGGGCTCCAGCCACATGGCCCACCCGACGCGTTCGTTCCTCAGCAGCTACTACCCTCAGGTTCGAGTGCTCTTCACTCCGGCCCATGCCTCCTGGCTCGATCAAGCCGAGTTGCTGCTGCGCGCCTTCGGGGCGCGCTACCTTCAGCGGGGCGACTGGGCCAGCCGCTCCGAACTCATCGAGCACCTCAACGCAAGCTGGCCCGAGTACAACCGTCTCTATGCCCACCCGTTCACTTGGTCCTGGACTCGGACCCAGATGCACCGGTGGGTGGATCGTTACCAGTCCTGA
- a CDS encoding imm11 family protein, with translation MPKRFFELSDDVNFPQRWDLDMPTDRQGRQVDDAQFRLGAPVDIQGRLSVPVEIAGKPLDFTEAGIGIPVVHVRVASIFAELAPDDVQLLPVDVGGQPDQYLILVATRLIRCIDEKASRIRLWTHEDGLPDMVGQYASVRDLRIDKAQVGSAHVFRPEGWIVSLIVSGEIKDALERMGATGTRFEEV, from the coding sequence ATGCCCAAGCGTTTCTTCGAGCTATCCGACGACGTGAATTTCCCGCAGCGCTGGGATCTCGACATGCCGACGGATCGTCAGGGTCGGCAGGTGGATGACGCGCAGTTCAGGCTCGGTGCCCCCGTCGACATTCAGGGGCGATTGAGCGTCCCCGTCGAGATCGCAGGGAAGCCCCTGGACTTCACTGAGGCGGGAATAGGTATCCCGGTGGTGCATGTCAGGGTCGCATCCATTTTCGCGGAGTTGGCTCCTGACGACGTGCAACTGCTCCCTGTGGACGTTGGGGGCCAGCCGGATCAGTACCTTATCCTTGTGGCCACACGCCTCATCCGCTGTATTGACGAGAAAGCGTCTCGAATCCGGCTCTGGACTCATGAAGACGGGCTCCCAGATATGGTCGGTCAGTATGCCTCCGTGCGCGACCTGCGCATCGACAAGGCTCAGGTGGGAAGCGCTCACGTGTTCCGTCCAGAGGGCTGGATCGTCTCGCTGATCGTCTCCGGGGAGATCAAGGACGCCTTGGAGCGCATGGGTGCCACAGGGACGAGGTTCGAGGAGGTCTAG
- a CDS encoding AHH domain-containing protein: protein MLPWRMLWKAEALLLALLVGCAGTPRVPFVEDTGQGKAVVYIPRTADLQPVELKEAEFQQAVSRLAREVRLTGTPRQTAEKAFQMDPQSGHYLYLQRDKKLVPAGDEPWDGTLTKEDLALAERYRLWCQSAYHSYGDCLGGALVAGRYLDMQGRYVWALAMSKSPVLDEMKKALGEMMEFRTLISAALWTLGSMLLVLLLNPVAPALVAVLGVSMLLYVGYDTLHNLVTGWAELTGTAKVATTFAEIHEAGERFGKILGQEAARAFALLLVAAIGSTAQRFAAKVPTLPGSAQVAMQAEGEAGLWLPALGTVEEIAVSAEGVSITLPTNAVAMAARASSPQGPCIETHHIATICNDKSTARGGTWSPRFRRIFAKAGTTLDDPANKMPLPSHYGPHPERYHQIVHKELDAATATCRSVVDCRERLTRALKALAKDIATPGTELNQLITRQHPR from the coding sequence ATGCTGCCGTGGAGGATGCTCTGGAAAGCTGAAGCGCTTCTGCTTGCGTTGCTCGTGGGGTGCGCAGGCACCCCTCGGGTCCCCTTCGTGGAGGACACCGGCCAGGGCAAAGCCGTCGTCTACATTCCCCGCACGGCGGACCTGCAACCGGTGGAACTGAAGGAAGCGGAGTTCCAGCAGGCCGTGAGTCGCCTCGCGCGCGAGGTGCGACTGACAGGCACGCCGCGCCAGACGGCGGAGAAGGCGTTTCAGATGGACCCGCAGAGTGGCCATTACCTCTACCTTCAGCGGGATAAGAAGCTGGTGCCCGCAGGGGACGAGCCCTGGGACGGCACATTGACGAAAGAGGATTTGGCGCTGGCGGAACGCTATCGGCTCTGGTGCCAGAGCGCCTATCACTCCTACGGCGACTGTCTCGGGGGCGCGCTGGTGGCAGGGCGCTACCTGGACATGCAAGGCCGTTACGTCTGGGCGCTGGCGATGAGCAAGAGCCCGGTGCTGGACGAGATGAAGAAGGCGCTCGGAGAGATGATGGAATTCCGCACGCTCATCAGCGCGGCCCTGTGGACGTTGGGGTCCATGTTGCTGGTCCTGCTCCTCAATCCCGTGGCTCCGGCGCTGGTGGCAGTCCTGGGCGTCTCGATGCTCCTGTACGTGGGCTACGACACGCTCCACAACCTCGTGACAGGCTGGGCTGAGTTGACTGGGACGGCGAAGGTCGCCACCACCTTCGCGGAGATCCACGAGGCAGGCGAGCGCTTCGGGAAGATCCTCGGACAAGAGGCAGCGCGCGCATTCGCCCTGCTGCTGGTGGCGGCCATTGGCTCGACGGCGCAACGGTTCGCGGCGAAGGTGCCGACGCTGCCCGGCTCGGCGCAGGTGGCCATGCAGGCCGAGGGTGAGGCAGGACTCTGGCTGCCCGCGCTGGGGACGGTAGAGGAGATCGCGGTCAGTGCCGAGGGCGTCAGCATCACGCTTCCCACAAACGCGGTGGCCATGGCAGCGCGGGCAAGCAGCCCCCAGGGCCCTTGCATCGAGACGCACCACATCGCCACCATCTGCAACGATAAGTCCACCGCGCGCGGGGGCACGTGGTCGCCGCGATTCCGCCGCATCTTCGCCAAGGCGGGAACGACGCTGGATGACCCGGCGAACAAGATGCCTCTCCCAAGCCACTACGGGCCACACCCCGAGCGGTACCACCAGATCGTCCACAAGGAACTGGACGCCGCAACGGCGACCTGTCGCAGTGTCGTGGACTGCCGTGAGAGGCTGACACGAGCCCTCAAGGCTCTGGCGAAAGACATCGCAACGCCGGGAACAGAGCTCAACCAACTCATCACCCGGCAACACCCGCGCTAG
- a CDS encoding MarR family winged helix-turn-helix transcriptional regulator — protein MSAESLYTLLERITNLLRNEERAVGQEHGLQPVHLQALHYLSACNRYSNTPAALTEYLGLTKGTVSQTIALLEGKGLVEKESSSTDRRVTHLHLTGAGRALLGALLPPALFSRTLEALPNGGSGLEASLAGLLRALLVTHDQPSFGVCASCRHFQREAQGRFRCGLTQEPLSRADSALLCREHASPDVSTS, from the coding sequence ATGAGTGCCGAATCTCTGTACACGCTGCTCGAGCGCATCACGAACCTGCTGCGCAACGAGGAGCGCGCCGTGGGGCAGGAGCACGGGCTGCAGCCGGTGCACCTGCAGGCGTTGCACTACCTCTCGGCCTGCAACCGCTACAGCAACACCCCTGCGGCGCTCACGGAGTACCTGGGCCTCACCAAGGGGACGGTGTCGCAGACGATTGCGTTGCTGGAGGGCAAGGGGTTGGTCGAGAAGGAGAGCAGCAGCACGGATCGCCGCGTCACCCACCTCCACCTGACGGGGGCGGGCCGAGCCCTGCTGGGGGCGCTGCTGCCGCCCGCGCTCTTCTCCCGCACCCTCGAGGCGCTGCCGAACGGTGGCAGCGGGCTGGAGGCCTCACTGGCGGGCCTGCTCCGGGCCCTGCTGGTCACGCACGATCAGCCGAGCTTCGGGGTGTGTGCATCCTGCCGCCACTTCCAGCGGGAGGCCCAGGGACGCTTCCGCTGCGGGTTGACACAGGAGCCGCTCAGCCGAGCGGACAGCGCACTGCTGTGCCGGGAGCACGCGTCCCCGGACGTGTCGACGTCCTGA
- a CDS encoding carboxymuconolactone decarboxylase family protein, translated as MSQTAIAPVTSTTTPEASKPTLEVLKAKFGGVPKMFATFAHSPAALEAVAGYFGAMGKASLPARTQEAIAIAVAEANGCTYCLSAHTALGKLQGVPADELAGFRSGRAANPREQAILDLALAIVRTHGADTGRQLIAARQAGLTDAELVEVISAVAQNVLTNYLNVVAGTEVDFPKVG; from the coding sequence ATGTCCCAAACCGCCATTGCCCCCGTCACCTCCACCACCACCCCCGAGGCGTCCAAGCCCACGTTGGAGGTCCTCAAGGCGAAGTTCGGCGGCGTGCCGAAGATGTTCGCGACGTTCGCCCACTCGCCCGCGGCGCTCGAGGCGGTGGCCGGCTACTTCGGCGCGATGGGGAAGGCGTCACTGCCGGCGCGCACCCAGGAGGCCATCGCCATCGCCGTGGCCGAGGCCAACGGCTGCACCTACTGCCTGTCGGCGCACACGGCGCTCGGCAAGCTCCAGGGCGTCCCGGCCGATGAGCTCGCCGGTTTCCGCTCCGGCCGCGCGGCGAATCCGCGGGAACAGGCCATCCTCGACCTGGCGCTGGCCATCGTGCGCACGCACGGCGCGGACACGGGGCGACAGCTCATCGCCGCTCGTCAGGCGGGCCTGACGGACGCAGAGCTCGTCGAGGTCATCTCCGCGGTCGCGCAGAACGTGCTCACCAACTACCTCAACGTGGTTGCCGGCACCGAGGTGGACTTCCCCAAGGTGGGCTGA
- a CDS encoding pyridoxamine 5'-phosphate oxidase family protein — protein MDATHTAKGGSIKTLEELEAIIGKAPPMLDLKVINHLDAGALRWIAASPLLFACFGSGTTLGVTLGGGPPGFAGGDARTLRLPAAMLDDPSLAQVGRGFGALFLLPGTGETLRVNGIVSAQHSGDIRITVHECYGHCAKALLRSEFWKALPDRTVPSNPSAFIDATRFMALATIDSQGHADVSPKGDLAGTLVRLDHHKVRFADRPGNRRVDSFRNILAQPHVAAALLIPGSTHVAYISGTARITSDEAVRSQFAVQDKVPALVTAMEDAAIQLHESPALARADLWPVKPSTHGIQATKLFIEHLKLNKENSLGARLASAALSVPGASGLLKKSLEKDYKDNLY, from the coding sequence ATGGATGCAACGCACACGGCCAAGGGCGGATCGATCAAGACGCTCGAAGAACTAGAGGCCATTATCGGCAAGGCGCCGCCGATGTTGGATCTCAAGGTGATCAACCACCTCGATGCAGGCGCGCTCCGCTGGATCGCCGCCTCGCCGCTGCTGTTCGCCTGCTTCGGGAGTGGGACCACCCTCGGGGTGACACTGGGAGGCGGCCCGCCGGGCTTCGCCGGCGGCGATGCGCGGACGTTGCGGCTGCCAGCGGCGATGCTCGACGATCCATCACTCGCGCAAGTGGGCCGGGGCTTCGGTGCACTGTTCCTCTTGCCCGGCACCGGCGAGACGTTGCGCGTGAACGGCATCGTTTCCGCCCAGCACTCAGGCGACATCCGCATCACTGTCCACGAATGCTACGGCCACTGCGCCAAGGCGTTGCTTCGCTCCGAGTTCTGGAAGGCCCTGCCCGATCGAACGGTACCGTCGAATCCATCCGCCTTTATCGATGCCACTCGCTTCATGGCGCTGGCGACGATCGACTCGCAGGGCCACGCGGATGTGAGCCCCAAAGGCGATCTGGCTGGAACCCTGGTGCGTTTAGACCACCACAAGGTCCGGTTCGCGGACCGCCCTGGAAACCGCCGCGTCGACAGCTTCCGCAACATCCTCGCCCAGCCACACGTCGCAGCCGCGCTGCTGATCCCCGGCTCGACGCATGTCGCGTATATTTCGGGCACCGCACGCATCACCAGCGACGAGGCGGTGCGGTCGCAGTTCGCCGTTCAGGACAAAGTCCCGGCGCTGGTCACTGCCATGGAGGATGCCGCCATCCAACTCCATGAAAGCCCGGCGCTGGCCCGCGCCGACCTCTGGCCGGTCAAGCCCTCCACCCATGGCATCCAGGCGACCAAGCTGTTCATCGAGCATCTCAAACTCAACAAGGAAAACAGCTTGGGAGCCAGATTGGCGAGCGCTGCGCTGTCGGTTCCCGGCGCCTCTGGCCTTCTCAAGAAGAGCCTGGAGAAGGATTACAAAGACAACCTCTATTAG
- a CDS encoding AraC family transcriptional regulator, with protein sequence MPILDSLENENDPDQVPRPVVAFGLALATPGIELGHHRHRKAQLLLTLRGVLTCEVESGLWLVPPNCAIWIPGGALHAIKASGTVEGYNAFIDPAVDVALPVGCCTVAVAPLLRELLIRAASLPVDYPEGGRESHLVTLLIEEIAAAPVERLHLPMPANERLRRIIDMMIAAPADRGTMASWARRAGLSERSLARILTRETGMSFGQWRQQLAILLALQWMAKGASVQQVALDLGYESAGSFVTMFRKALGTTPGRYMSTLRRTAAPGNAPSSV encoded by the coding sequence ATGCCGATCCTCGATTCTCTGGAGAATGAGAACGACCCGGACCAAGTACCCCGGCCGGTCGTCGCCTTCGGCCTGGCACTGGCGACGCCGGGCATCGAACTCGGCCATCATCGGCATCGCAAGGCGCAGTTGCTGCTCACCTTGCGCGGCGTCCTGACCTGCGAAGTGGAGAGCGGCCTGTGGCTGGTGCCGCCGAACTGCGCGATCTGGATTCCCGGCGGCGCGCTGCATGCGATCAAGGCCTCAGGAACGGTCGAGGGCTATAACGCCTTCATCGATCCTGCGGTCGACGTCGCCTTGCCGGTCGGCTGTTGCACCGTCGCCGTGGCGCCGTTGCTGCGCGAGCTGCTGATCCGCGCGGCGAGCCTGCCGGTGGACTACCCCGAGGGCGGCCGGGAATCGCATCTCGTCACGCTGCTGATCGAGGAGATCGCAGCGGCCCCCGTCGAGCGGCTGCACCTGCCGATGCCCGCGAACGAACGGCTGCGCCGGATCATCGACATGATGATCGCCGCTCCCGCCGATCGGGGAACGATGGCGAGCTGGGCGAGACGCGCGGGGCTGAGCGAGCGCAGCCTGGCCCGCATCCTGACGCGCGAAACCGGCATGAGCTTCGGGCAGTGGCGCCAGCAACTGGCGATCCTGCTCGCGCTGCAATGGATGGCCAAGGGCGCTTCCGTGCAGCAGGTCGCGCTGGACCTGGGCTATGAAAGCGCCGGTAGCTTCGTCACGATGTTCCGCAAGGCGCTCGGCACCACGCCGGGCCGCTACATGAGCACGCTGCGCCGGACCGCGGCTCCCGGCAACGCCCCGTCCTCTGTCTGA